The following are encoded together in the Hyalangium ruber genome:
- a CDS encoding PAS domain S-box protein gives MRAAARVGLRVMDNPAEAAIILADLTAAGSGPALAAVLAGGNASRALLLALVDPGEDAFASLEPLKPDDVLTSAVPHELAYRLHRLAERYSEREEQAQLQKDLSLLLELTADYAESLDVEALLHDVTRRLALQLDISRASLVMLDSDAQEGVIVASSDDPALKDRRIELARYPEIREVARTARPLVVENAPNHPLLEGVQGAVAAQGIHAIAALPMPIRGQVRGVLLVRASGRRRTFTAREIDFLTTVAHATAIALRNASMIETVRGQTEREKTARIAAEEQAAALRTYHLFFANVGEGVAILDDKACVLSLNPAGATLLDSPAEQARGRHLLQLLQTVDDGVLMELVAAAGRGETRSNVDVAVQTVGGRHLTLSLSAAPLHNGSLATILSFRDVTHARRLANELSHTKDFLERLIDSSVDAIIAADMQGKIILFNKGAEAILGYTAQEALAGMTVQQVYPPGVARRIMAQLRSPDFGGRGRLSVMRQELIHRSGDSVPVNMTASILYEGGRESASVGIFTDLRDRMQLERKLSDVETRLEESEKSAVIVALAGTAAHELNQPLTSVMGYAELLKRKLKPEDFAFKPVDIIYREAERMAEIVRKIGKITRYETKAYMGTQRILDLDKASSHEE, from the coding sequence GTGCGTGCCGCGGCGCGGGTCGGCCTGCGGGTGATGGACAATCCGGCCGAGGCCGCCATCATCCTGGCGGACCTCACCGCCGCGGGCAGCGGCCCGGCGCTCGCGGCGGTCCTCGCCGGTGGCAACGCCTCGCGCGCGCTGCTGCTGGCGCTGGTGGACCCCGGCGAGGATGCCTTCGCCTCGCTGGAGCCCCTCAAGCCGGACGACGTGCTCACCAGCGCCGTGCCGCACGAGCTGGCCTACCGCCTCCACCGCCTGGCCGAGCGCTACAGCGAGCGCGAGGAGCAGGCCCAGCTCCAGAAGGACCTCTCGCTGCTGCTGGAGCTCACCGCCGACTACGCCGAGAGCCTCGACGTGGAGGCCCTGCTGCATGACGTGACGCGCCGCCTGGCCCTCCAGCTCGACATCTCCCGCGCCTCGCTGGTGATGTTGGACTCGGATGCGCAGGAGGGCGTCATCGTCGCCTCCAGTGACGACCCCGCGCTCAAGGATCGGCGCATCGAGCTGGCGCGCTACCCGGAGATCCGCGAGGTGGCGCGCACCGCCCGGCCCCTGGTGGTGGAGAACGCCCCCAACCACCCGCTCCTGGAGGGGGTGCAGGGTGCGGTGGCCGCCCAGGGCATCCACGCCATCGCCGCGCTCCCCATGCCCATCCGCGGCCAGGTGCGCGGCGTGCTGCTGGTGCGCGCCTCCGGGCGCCGGCGCACCTTCACCGCGCGGGAGATCGACTTCCTCACCACGGTGGCACATGCCACCGCCATCGCCCTGCGCAACGCCTCGATGATCGAGACGGTGCGCGGGCAGACCGAGCGCGAGAAGACGGCGCGCATCGCCGCCGAGGAGCAGGCCGCCGCGCTGCGCACCTACCACCTCTTCTTCGCCAACGTGGGCGAGGGCGTGGCCATCCTCGATGACAAGGCGTGCGTGCTCAGCCTCAACCCCGCGGGCGCCACGCTGCTGGATTCTCCCGCCGAGCAGGCGCGCGGGCGCCACCTGCTGCAGCTGCTCCAGACGGTGGACGACGGGGTGCTGATGGAGCTGGTGGCCGCCGCTGGGCGCGGCGAGACGCGCTCCAACGTGGACGTGGCGGTGCAGACGGTGGGAGGCCGGCACCTGACGCTCTCGCTGTCGGCCGCGCCCCTGCACAACGGCAGCCTGGCCACCATCCTCTCGTTCCGGGATGTGACGCACGCGCGCCGCCTGGCCAACGAGCTGAGCCACACCAAGGACTTCCTCGAGCGGCTCATCGACTCGTCCGTGGACGCCATCATCGCCGCGGACATGCAGGGCAAGATCATCCTCTTCAACAAGGGGGCCGAGGCCATTCTGGGCTACACCGCCCAGGAGGCCCTGGCGGGGATGACCGTGCAGCAGGTCTACCCGCCCGGCGTCGCCCGGCGCATCATGGCCCAGCTGCGCAGCCCGGACTTCGGCGGGCGCGGGCGGCTGTCCGTCATGCGCCAGGAGCTCATCCACCGCAGCGGCGATTCGGTGCCGGTGAACATGACGGCCTCCATCCTCTATGAGGGCGGCCGCGAGTCGGCCTCCGTGGGCATCTTCACCGACCTGCGCGACCGCATGCAGCTGGAGCGCAAGCTGTCGGACGTGGAGACGCGGCTGGAGGAGAGTGAGAAGAGCGCCGTCATCGTCGCCCTGGCCGGCACCGCCGCTCATGAGCTCAACCAACCGCTCACCTCGGTGATGGGCTACGCCGAGCTGCTCAAGCGCAAGCTCAAGCCCGAGGATTTCGCGTTCAAGCCCGTGGACATCATCTATCGCGAGGCCGAGCGCATGGCGGAGATCGTCCGGAAAATCGGGAAGATCACCCGCTACGAGACCAAGGCCTACATGGGTACGCAGCGCATCCTCGACCTCGACAAGGCATCCTCCCATGAAGAGTGA
- a CDS encoding right-handed parallel beta-helix repeat-containing protein encodes MRIRSALAALGSAVTLSLLACGRADMTQHEDLPRSNLPGASAPSQNEGTATPPAEPSSPGVTPPTPEPSPPAPEPTPPPQAPSQPVPAPAPPATPPPAPTPPPAPEFSRIFWVAPGGSDTAEGSQTRPFRTLAKALSLVRPGEAIFLASGTYTERLRLEERGGSASKPLTLKAAPGAVPTLKGGTGSSTPMIEVRGAYWRIDGLTVDVAGDRAFAALWRTQGAHHGVLRNSTLKNGTAGAGVDVAEYASDVLIENNEIHHFQKSGDDSHGVIVQTTARNVVVRGNDIHHNSGDGVQCIGPEGGATLSGTPFDNLLLEDNELHENRENGVDIKTCTKVVLRRNTIWGHRRSSSSGGEGVVVHLSAKDVTLEENVLRDNGRGISVGGVRVGAPPTRIVLRRNLVLDGYNANDNDGVGIRVDTSTDVKVQHNTVWNMPGACFYFGGGDTGPSQGLDARNNILAGCGQALRAGPGRSGAVVDSNLVYREASAARFRLDGVEMGLSEWRTKTGLDRRSVERSPGFSNVANADFTPGPDSAARDTGVALGLPFCGTAPDLGAREAGCP; translated from the coding sequence ATGCGCATCAGGTCGGCCCTCGCGGCGCTCGGTAGTGCTGTCACCCTCTCCTTGCTCGCCTGTGGGCGAGCCGACATGACCCAGCACGAGGACCTTCCTCGTTCGAACCTCCCGGGCGCCTCGGCGCCTTCCCAGAACGAAGGCACCGCTACCCCGCCCGCGGAGCCTTCTAGCCCCGGGGTGACGCCTCCGACGCCTGAGCCCTCGCCTCCCGCGCCCGAGCCCACGCCCCCGCCGCAGGCACCCTCCCAGCCGGTCCCCGCTCCGGCCCCACCTGCCACGCCTCCGCCCGCGCCAACCCCGCCGCCCGCGCCGGAGTTCTCCCGCATCTTCTGGGTCGCTCCGGGGGGCAGTGACACGGCGGAGGGCTCTCAGACGCGACCCTTCCGGACCCTGGCCAAGGCGCTCTCCCTGGTGCGGCCCGGCGAGGCCATCTTCCTCGCCTCCGGCACGTACACCGAGCGGCTGCGCCTGGAGGAGCGGGGCGGCTCCGCCTCGAAGCCCCTGACGTTGAAGGCCGCCCCGGGCGCTGTGCCCACCCTGAAGGGAGGCACGGGCAGCTCCACGCCGATGATCGAGGTGCGGGGCGCGTACTGGCGCATCGACGGGCTCACCGTGGACGTGGCGGGCGACCGAGCCTTCGCGGCGCTGTGGCGCACGCAGGGCGCGCACCATGGCGTGCTCCGGAACAGCACGCTGAAGAACGGCACCGCGGGGGCCGGCGTCGATGTCGCCGAGTACGCGAGCGACGTGCTCATCGAGAACAACGAGATCCACCACTTCCAGAAGTCTGGCGACGACAGCCACGGCGTCATCGTCCAGACGACGGCGCGCAACGTGGTGGTGCGCGGCAATGACATCCACCACAACTCCGGCGATGGCGTGCAGTGCATCGGGCCGGAAGGCGGGGCCACCCTCTCCGGCACCCCGTTCGACAACCTGCTGCTCGAGGACAACGAGCTGCACGAGAACCGGGAGAACGGCGTGGACATCAAGACCTGTACGAAGGTGGTGCTGCGCCGCAACACCATTTGGGGACACCGGCGCTCCTCCTCCTCGGGCGGAGAGGGCGTGGTGGTCCACCTGTCCGCCAAGGACGTCACCCTGGAGGAGAACGTGCTGCGCGACAACGGGCGCGGCATCAGCGTGGGCGGGGTGCGCGTCGGCGCGCCTCCCACCCGCATCGTCCTGCGCCGCAACCTCGTGCTGGACGGCTACAACGCCAATGACAATGACGGCGTCGGCATCCGCGTGGACACCTCCACGGATGTGAAGGTGCAGCACAACACCGTCTGGAACATGCCCGGCGCCTGCTTCTACTTCGGCGGCGGGGACACCGGCCCCTCGCAGGGATTGGATGCGCGCAACAACATCCTGGCGGGCTGCGGCCAGGCGCTGCGCGCGGGGCCCGGCCGGAGCGGCGCGGTGGTGGACAGCAACCTCGTCTACCGAGAGGCGAGCGCGGCGCGCTTCCGCCTGGATGGGGTGGAGATGGGCCTGTCCGAGTGGAGGACGAAGACAGGGCTGGACCGGCGCTCGGTGGAGCGCTCCCCCGGCTTTTCGAATGTCGCCAACGCCGACTTCACCCCGGGGCCGGACTCGGCGGCGCGCGACACGGGTGTAGCACTGGGGCTTCCCTTCTGTGGGACGGCTCCAGACCTGGGGGCACGCGAGGCGGGCTGCCCCTGA
- the queD gene encoding 6-carboxytetrahydropterin synthase QueD: MEIFKEFTFEAAHRLPNVPPGHKCSRLHGHSYRVEIHVRGPVGERSGWIMDFADLKEAFSPLHAKLDHYYLNEVEGLENPTSENLARWIWRRLRPTLPLLHRVVVRETCTSGCRYEGEDE; the protein is encoded by the coding sequence GTGGAGATCTTCAAGGAATTCACCTTCGAGGCGGCCCATCGGCTGCCCAATGTTCCCCCGGGGCACAAGTGCAGCCGGCTGCACGGGCACAGCTATCGTGTGGAGATCCACGTGCGTGGGCCCGTGGGCGAGCGCTCCGGGTGGATCATGGACTTCGCGGACCTGAAGGAGGCCTTCTCCCCGCTCCACGCGAAGCTGGACCACTACTACCTCAACGAGGTGGAGGGCCTGGAGAACCCCACCAGCGAGAACCTGGCGCGGTGGATCTGGCGGAGGCTGCGCCCCACCCTGCCCCTGCTGCACCGCGTGGTGGTGCGAGAGACCTGCACCAGCGGTTGCCGCTACGAGGGCGAGGACGAGTAG
- a CDS encoding queuosine precursor transporter, with translation MKLDNRSRLFVVLAGVFCTALVVGDIIGVKLFEVHLGPIVSVMSVGILLFPVTFVLTDTLNEFYGKQTARFVTWLGLAMALFAFTFIYLAMGLDWAPFTRAPDYRGTVEGSFNNVFGGSQRILMASMVAYLIGQFSDIALFHLLKRLTHNRQLWLRATGSTVVSQLVDTVVFQLIAWWGVVPLEGILGIVTTSYAVKLLVAVGLTPLIYAVHALVQRWLGMKPVLLGNNGEPLADSP, from the coding sequence ATGAAGCTGGACAACCGCTCTCGGCTCTTCGTGGTGCTCGCCGGGGTGTTCTGCACCGCGCTCGTGGTGGGGGACATCATCGGGGTGAAGCTCTTCGAGGTACATCTGGGACCCATCGTCTCGGTGATGTCGGTGGGCATCCTGCTCTTCCCGGTGACGTTCGTCCTCACCGACACCCTCAACGAGTTCTACGGCAAGCAGACCGCCCGCTTCGTCACCTGGCTGGGCCTGGCGATGGCGCTGTTCGCCTTCACCTTCATCTATCTGGCGATGGGGCTGGACTGGGCGCCCTTCACCCGCGCTCCGGACTACCGGGGCACCGTCGAGGGCTCGTTCAACAACGTCTTCGGAGGCTCTCAGCGCATCCTGATGGCCTCGATGGTCGCCTACCTCATCGGCCAGTTCAGCGACATCGCCCTCTTCCACCTGCTCAAGCGGCTCACGCACAACCGGCAACTGTGGCTGCGCGCCACGGGCTCCACGGTGGTGTCCCAGCTCGTCGACACCGTGGTGTTCCAGCTCATCGCGTGGTGGGGCGTGGTGCCCCTCGAGGGCATCCTCGGCATCGTCACCACCTCCTACGCGGTGAAGCTGCTGGTGGCCGTGGGGCTCACGCCCCTCATCTATGCCGTCCACGCGCTGGTGCAGCGCTGGCTGGGGATGAAGCCCGTGCTGCTGGGCAACAACGGCGAGCCCCTCGCCGACAGCCCCTAA
- a CDS encoding IPT/TIG domain-containing protein: MIETLRLSVLVLLLVACGAERRPDVDGGTREDAGSGDFHDAGTADAGIVPDAGPLPPPTLLEVSPVRGENSGGTWLTLRGRGFLQGVAGSTTEAARRTVLKLGSSQVQGFQIIDDTVLDLRAPPGPVGTASITLENPRGVAVCEGCFTWFEPLTLSAVTPEVGPLAGGNTVTLAGAGFTETTQVLIGGAASPGVTRVSSTELRAVVPRGRTVDRVDVRVHGGGEGSVLRRAYRYAEEVRIADLVPLTGPLAGGTQVVLTGRGFEGATGVLFGGISASTFTVESPTRITATTPPGAGLGAVDVRVHTPWDAWTARGGFTYADDSGPLALYGVFPHVGARADGTVTLTGQGLDAPGLAVSFGGELPRAPVAVTSTTAVVSVPLRGALPRVVSVTVTQGAESVSLPQGYTFRLSLASLNPLRGPVRGGTEGLLEGTSLPPDAVVHLGALEAANVSVAGETQLHFTTPAGASGPASDLRVHAAGDPENEALLPAAFTYEAPLLLGQVQPARGAIAGGTRVTLWGAGFGEGTSVTFGGVHARDVQILDAHTLTCLTPLSQPGTVEVVVERESARAVLPEGFTFFDPRGPGGLSGGPFTGTLNVTVLDSSFGAYGRPVAGARVVLGLEPTTPFQGTTDARGQLTFSDSRLAGAQMVTAFKEGYDAMTVTGLRAENLTVFLRRVGSEPNPGDPPVPPTAVITGRIRGFKPPRPLMPDEALEARVFVAQASPTGGPPFGSAGDRTADTWRLRQEGASFRVHARPGLRAVYAMLGVVKGTDFAPYLLGIRRGVAASNTRVAEGQDVVLDMHLDVTVPLTVEGPLEVSGVPALHQVYAWLELGAEGFIPHPHNWNAGTRLVSSIEGPGPSLSFPHFPRLDGASFLFLDLLRGTTAYPQSLLYHRQPGALAAGVTLGPMLPLATFTTPARGERFAGTVAWHEEGAAPSDVRRLVLSETGPTGGPRWTVVMPGGQTQVSMPAPALEVLRATLPEGAVLRAELTSSRVPRFQYDQWTYDALSPAAWTAYALARSELLEP, encoded by the coding sequence ATGATCGAGACTCTCCGACTGAGTGTCCTGGTGTTGCTCCTCGTCGCCTGCGGAGCGGAGCGTCGGCCGGACGTGGACGGTGGCACGCGGGAGGATGCGGGGAGCGGAGACTTTCACGACGCGGGGACAGCGGACGCGGGCATCGTTCCGGACGCGGGTCCCCTGCCGCCGCCGACGCTCCTGGAGGTATCTCCTGTGCGCGGGGAGAACAGCGGGGGCACGTGGCTCACGCTGCGGGGCAGGGGGTTCCTGCAAGGCGTGGCGGGGAGCACGACCGAGGCCGCGAGGCGCACGGTGCTCAAGCTCGGGAGCAGCCAGGTCCAGGGCTTCCAGATCATCGATGACACCGTGCTCGATCTGCGCGCGCCGCCGGGGCCCGTGGGGACCGCGAGCATCACGTTGGAGAACCCGCGAGGCGTCGCGGTCTGCGAGGGCTGCTTCACCTGGTTCGAGCCGCTCACCCTGAGCGCTGTCACGCCCGAGGTAGGTCCCCTGGCGGGAGGCAACACGGTGACGCTTGCGGGCGCGGGCTTCACGGAGACGACCCAGGTACTCATCGGCGGCGCGGCGAGCCCTGGGGTGACCCGTGTCTCCTCGACGGAGCTGCGTGCCGTGGTGCCCAGGGGCCGGACGGTGGACCGCGTGGACGTGCGTGTCCACGGCGGAGGCGAAGGCAGCGTCCTGCGCCGGGCTTATCGCTATGCCGAGGAGGTGCGCATCGCGGACCTCGTGCCACTCACGGGGCCACTGGCGGGAGGAACCCAGGTCGTCCTCACCGGGCGCGGCTTCGAGGGCGCCACGGGAGTCCTCTTCGGAGGCATTTCCGCGAGCACGTTCACGGTGGAGAGCCCCACGCGCATCACCGCCACCACCCCGCCCGGTGCGGGGCTTGGGGCGGTGGACGTGCGCGTACACACGCCCTGGGATGCATGGACAGCGCGAGGAGGCTTCACCTACGCCGACGACTCGGGGCCCCTGGCGCTCTACGGCGTCTTTCCCCACGTCGGAGCACGGGCGGATGGCACGGTGACCCTGACCGGACAGGGGCTCGACGCGCCGGGGCTGGCCGTGAGCTTTGGAGGAGAGCTGCCCCGAGCCCCTGTCGCCGTGACCTCGACCACGGCCGTGGTGAGCGTGCCTCTCCGAGGAGCCCTCCCCCGCGTTGTCAGCGTGACGGTCACCCAGGGCGCCGAGAGCGTGAGCCTTCCCCAGGGCTACACCTTCCGTCTCTCCCTGGCGTCACTGAACCCCCTGCGCGGACCGGTGCGAGGCGGAACGGAAGGCTTGCTCGAAGGCACCAGCCTGCCTCCAGACGCCGTGGTGCATCTGGGCGCGCTCGAAGCTGCAAACGTCTCCGTCGCCGGTGAGACGCAGCTCCACTTCACGACTCCTGCTGGCGCGAGCGGACCCGCGAGCGACCTTCGAGTCCACGCCGCGGGCGATCCAGAGAATGAGGCGCTCCTGCCCGCGGCCTTCACATACGAAGCGCCGCTCCTGCTCGGCCAGGTGCAGCCAGCACGAGGGGCCATTGCCGGGGGCACGCGCGTGACGCTGTGGGGCGCGGGCTTCGGAGAGGGCACCTCTGTCACCTTCGGCGGTGTACACGCTCGAGACGTACAGATCCTCGATGCCCACACGCTCACCTGCCTCACGCCACTCTCCCAGCCAGGAACGGTGGAGGTGGTCGTGGAGAGGGAGAGCGCGCGTGCCGTGCTGCCCGAAGGGTTCACCTTCTTCGACCCACGCGGCCCCGGGGGCCTGTCCGGAGGCCCCTTCACCGGCACGCTCAACGTGACGGTATTGGACTCCTCCTTCGGTGCATATGGGAGGCCCGTGGCTGGCGCGCGCGTCGTGCTCGGCCTGGAGCCGACGACGCCATTCCAGGGAACGACGGACGCGAGGGGGCAGCTCACGTTCTCGGACTCCCGACTCGCGGGCGCGCAGATGGTGACAGCCTTCAAGGAGGGCTACGACGCCATGACGGTGACAGGGCTTCGAGCCGAGAACCTCACCGTCTTCCTTCGCCGCGTGGGCAGCGAACCCAATCCAGGCGATCCCCCGGTTCCTCCCACGGCCGTCATCACCGGACGCATCCGAGGCTTCAAGCCGCCAAGGCCGCTCATGCCGGACGAGGCGCTGGAGGCGCGCGTCTTCGTCGCCCAGGCGAGTCCCACGGGTGGGCCGCCGTTCGGGAGCGCGGGGGACCGAACCGCTGACACATGGAGGCTGCGCCAGGAGGGGGCCTCCTTCCGAGTGCATGCCCGGCCGGGTCTGCGTGCCGTGTACGCGATGCTGGGCGTGGTGAAGGGCACGGACTTCGCGCCCTACCTGCTCGGCATCCGCCGTGGTGTCGCCGCTTCCAACACCCGGGTCGCGGAGGGCCAGGACGTGGTGCTCGACATGCACCTGGACGTCACCGTGCCGCTCACCGTGGAAGGACCGCTCGAGGTCAGCGGAGTTCCCGCGCTGCACCAGGTGTATGCATGGTTGGAGCTGGGCGCGGAGGGGTTCATTCCCCATCCGCACAACTGGAACGCGGGCACGCGGCTCGTCTCCTCTATTGAAGGCCCCGGCCCGAGCCTGTCCTTCCCGCACTTCCCGAGGCTCGACGGCGCGAGCTTCCTCTTCCTCGATCTGCTGCGAGGCACCACCGCGTACCCCCAGAGCCTGCTCTACCACCGGCAACCGGGAGCGCTGGCTGCCGGGGTGACGCTCGGGCCGATGCTGCCCCTGGCCACCTTCACCACGCCGGCGCGAGGCGAGCGCTTCGCGGGCACGGTGGCCTGGCACGAGGAGGGAGCCGCCCCATCGGACGTGCGGCGGTTGGTTCTCTCGGAGACAGGCCCCACGGGAGGGCCCCGCTGGACGGTGGTGATGCCCGGCGGGCAGACCCAGGTGTCCATGCCCGCGCCAGCGCTGGAGGTGCTGCGCGCCACCCTGCCCGAGGGCGCCGTGCTGCGGGCGGAGCTGACGAGCAGCCGGGTACCCCGCTTCCAATATGACCAGTGGACCTATGACGCGCTGTCTCCCGCCGCGTGGACGGCGTATGCGCTGGCTCGCTCGGAGTTGCTCGAACCGTGA
- a CDS encoding choice-of-anchor D domain-containing protein, producing the protein MRALVLVLLCVACGDDVARQVRPRLVAPPGTLELGAVPVLREATGEVPLINAGRAGLRVLGVRIQEEGAPFRVLSAPEGVDAAGAAAIQVAFVPPGEERYQATLRVETDDMERGTVDVALVGEGRTAAALELEPAVLDFGRVPEGQSVTRSFSVRALGTADLVLEDLQLTEDTSAAFGFVGSVRTPAVVDVGGEIQLTVRYAVPLGAEPAARGAVRLRSTDPGRREATVALRGEVNRAPVAVVAPVEVSVPGGEVVLDGTGSEDPDGDAPLSYRWVLRSRPVGAQGMLVAPEAARTVLRLDAAVPGEYGVELEVTDAAGARSLVPGRGRVVAAPAQQLLVEMFWDNAVTDMDLHVLRVPGAAPGSIPDDCHYANPRPDWGEPGVERDDPELLRDALTGYGPEVFGYGEPVAGSYRVAVVFSRANGAVDPRSTVTVRVYERGVVKGELRRTLSRQGETWNVADVGWPGGVITEAP; encoded by the coding sequence GTGAGGGCGCTGGTGCTGGTGTTGCTGTGCGTCGCGTGTGGCGATGACGTGGCCCGCCAGGTGCGTCCACGGCTGGTGGCACCTCCGGGGACGCTGGAGCTGGGTGCCGTACCCGTCCTGCGAGAGGCCACCGGGGAAGTACCGCTGATCAACGCGGGCCGAGCGGGTCTACGGGTGCTGGGCGTGCGCATTCAGGAGGAGGGCGCACCGTTCCGCGTGCTGTCGGCACCGGAGGGCGTGGACGCGGCAGGAGCGGCGGCCATTCAGGTTGCCTTCGTGCCACCGGGGGAGGAGCGCTACCAAGCCACGCTGCGGGTGGAGACGGACGATATGGAGCGTGGCACCGTCGACGTGGCGCTCGTGGGAGAGGGACGCACGGCGGCAGCGTTGGAGCTGGAGCCAGCGGTGCTCGACTTCGGCCGTGTCCCGGAGGGGCAGTCCGTGACGCGCTCGTTCTCAGTGCGCGCGCTAGGCACGGCGGATCTCGTGCTGGAGGACCTCCAGCTCACGGAGGACACGAGCGCGGCGTTCGGCTTCGTGGGCTCGGTGCGAACGCCTGCGGTGGTGGACGTGGGAGGGGAAATCCAGCTCACCGTGCGCTACGCGGTACCGCTGGGCGCCGAGCCAGCGGCACGGGGAGCGGTGCGCCTGCGGAGCACGGACCCTGGCCGGAGAGAGGCCACGGTGGCGCTGCGAGGTGAGGTGAACCGAGCGCCCGTGGCGGTGGTCGCCCCCGTGGAGGTGAGTGTACCCGGAGGCGAAGTGGTGCTCGACGGAACGGGCTCGGAGGATCCGGATGGCGACGCGCCGCTGTCCTATCGCTGGGTATTGCGCTCGCGGCCGGTGGGAGCGCAGGGAATGCTCGTGGCGCCGGAGGCCGCGCGCACGGTGTTGCGGTTGGACGCAGCGGTCCCCGGGGAGTACGGCGTGGAGCTGGAGGTCACGGACGCGGCGGGAGCACGGAGCCTCGTTCCCGGCCGAGGGCGGGTGGTGGCGGCCCCCGCGCAACAGCTCCTCGTGGAGATGTTCTGGGACAACGCGGTTACGGACATGGATCTCCACGTGCTGCGCGTGCCAGGAGCGGCGCCCGGGAGCATTCCGGACGACTGCCACTATGCGAACCCGCGCCCGGATTGGGGCGAGCCGGGAGTTGAGAGGGATGATCCGGAGCTGCTGCGCGATGCGCTGACCGGATATGGGCCGGAGGTGTTCGGTTACGGTGAGCCGGTGGCGGGGAGTTACCGGGTGGCGGTGGTGTTCTCGCGGGCGAACGGAGCGGTGGATCCGCGGAGCACGGTGACGGTGCGGGTGTACGAGCGGGGCGTGGTGAAGGGAGAGCTCCGGAGGACGCTGTCGCGACAGGGCGAGACGTGGAACGTGGCGGACGTGGGCTGGCCCGGTGGTGTCATCACGGAGGCCCCGTGA
- a CDS encoding vWA domain-containing protein has product MPALPPGLHVETYAQRSASKVDVLWVVDNSGSMAPRQENLARNFEAFITLFRQGRLDFRLAVTTTDIFARPGELVGAPALLTPDTPDLAEAFARNVRVGTSGSAYEAGLEAARLVLERQAEEGAPQREALAACEAGCETERCREDCAGRHPVAFLRPGAFLYLVFVTDEEDRSPQELRAYWRAFEQAQGIGNDGTVVASAIIGDVPANDCGATPSQRYQELARLTGGEVGSICDAEFADTLRALATSAVGLRRTFVLAHAPDPETLSVRVNYPCGVTAEAVEACAAVDRAACEGQPVEALEVVCTPRQGGAEGWRYEPERGALFFAGRSVPGLGARLEVRYFEEGTP; this is encoded by the coding sequence GTGCCCGCGCTCCCGCCGGGGCTGCACGTGGAGACCTATGCCCAGCGCTCCGCCTCGAAGGTGGATGTGCTGTGGGTGGTGGACAACTCGGGCTCCATGGCGCCTCGCCAGGAGAACCTCGCGCGCAACTTCGAGGCGTTCATCACCCTGTTCCGCCAGGGTCGGCTCGACTTCCGCCTCGCCGTCACCACCACGGACATCTTCGCCCGGCCCGGGGAGCTGGTGGGCGCGCCCGCGCTGTTGACGCCCGACACGCCGGACCTCGCGGAGGCCTTCGCGCGGAACGTGCGGGTAGGCACCTCGGGCAGCGCGTACGAGGCGGGCCTGGAGGCGGCGCGGCTCGTGCTGGAGCGACAGGCGGAGGAAGGAGCACCTCAGCGGGAGGCGCTCGCCGCGTGCGAGGCCGGCTGCGAGACGGAGAGGTGCCGAGAGGACTGTGCCGGGCGCCACCCGGTGGCGTTCCTGCGACCCGGGGCGTTCCTGTACCTCGTCTTCGTCACCGATGAGGAGGACCGCTCGCCCCAGGAGCTGCGGGCGTACTGGCGGGCCTTCGAGCAGGCGCAGGGGATTGGCAATGACGGCACGGTGGTGGCCTCCGCCATCATCGGAGACGTGCCAGCCAATGATTGTGGGGCGACGCCAAGCCAGCGCTACCAGGAGCTGGCGCGGCTGACGGGCGGAGAGGTGGGGAGCATCTGCGATGCGGAGTTCGCCGACACGCTGCGCGCGTTGGCCACGAGTGCGGTGGGGCTGCGGCGGACGTTCGTGCTCGCGCACGCGCCGGACCCGGAGACGCTCTCCGTGCGCGTCAACTACCCGTGCGGCGTGACGGCGGAGGCGGTGGAGGCGTGTGCGGCGGTGGACCGGGCGGCGTGCGAGGGACAACCTGTCGAGGCTTTGGAAGTGGTGTGTACGCCCCGACAGGGCGGAGCGGAGGGCTGGCGCTACGAGCCGGAGCGTGGCGCCCTCTTCTTCGCGGGCCGCTCGGTGCCGGGACTGGGGGCTCGCCTGGAGGTGCGCTACTTCGAGGAGGGCACACCGTGA
- a CDS encoding PH domain-containing protein — MSTERYVDPSVGQAVEEVRESLRSEQRALEPLPTENAELRAKLERLQTERERLRGELEGLRQGRAGGRVPRLPEALEPPFVVRSPVLLRRQARESLPVLVVLTLLGSLAWSRQGSGLVILLLLLMVFMAIQFFAVWRGGARWRFGETGIEVDDKDVPEGRVRYADVVDAEVHVSRAQRRRGVGTVEVRYRAKNEERTLSLKDVPEPDRLAEWLDSKRPGAA; from the coding sequence GTGTCGACTGAGCGCTATGTCGATCCCTCGGTGGGGCAGGCGGTGGAGGAGGTGCGGGAGTCGCTGCGGAGCGAGCAGCGGGCGTTGGAGCCATTGCCGACGGAGAACGCCGAGCTCCGCGCGAAGCTCGAGCGACTCCAGACCGAGCGGGAGCGCCTGCGCGGCGAGCTGGAGGGCCTGAGGCAGGGGCGCGCCGGAGGGCGGGTGCCCCGACTGCCGGAGGCGCTGGAGCCTCCCTTCGTGGTCCGCTCGCCGGTGCTCCTGCGTCGCCAGGCGCGAGAGTCCTTGCCGGTGCTGGTGGTGCTGACGCTGCTGGGCTCGCTGGCGTGGAGCAGGCAGGGCTCGGGACTGGTCATCCTCCTCCTCCTGCTCATGGTGTTCATGGCGATTCAGTTCTTCGCGGTCTGGCGCGGAGGCGCGCGGTGGCGCTTTGGCGAGACCGGCATCGAGGTGGATGACAAGGATGTGCCCGAGGGACGGGTGCGCTACGCGGACGTGGTGGACGCGGAGGTCCATGTCTCTCGTGCCCAGCGTCGGCGAGGCGTGGGCACCGTGGAGGTGCGCTACCGGGCCAAGAATGAGGAGCGGACACTGTCTCTCAAGGATGTGCCCGAGCCCGATCGCCTCGCGGAGTGGCTGGACTCGAAGCGCCCGGGCGCGGCGTGA